AAGGCAGTGGGTCCATTAGTATCTCTTCCATGTACCGGTGATATTCCATCAGCCAATGGTTCCCCTGCTTTTCTTCCATCAGCAGAAGCTGCTAAAACAGCACCCATCGGTACGTTAGCAGAAACAGGATATAATCCGGGACTATATGGGCCTCTACAACTCATTGATTTTTCTGTCATTTCGCAATATCGTTTAGCTACCCAGCTGGCCATATTATCTGCGTCGTCGTCATCATTGCCATAATGTTCAACTTCCGCGAGTATACGATTACGCAGTATTTCCTGGCCTTCCCAATTATTTTTCAGTATTTCTAAAAACTCAGTCTTTTCAATGATTCCTTCATCAAATACAAACTTCTTTAAAGCCATAAGAGAATCGCCAGCATTACTAACCCCAACTCCTGCTGTCCCAATTGAATTGTATTTAGCCCCCCCTGCATTTACTTCGATTCCTCTTTCGACACAAGGTTCCATTCCACAGGAAAGGAAAGGTAAAGGTGTGAATTCTTGATGCACTAAATCGCAAGCATTTGTAATAACCGTAAAATGATCAATAAAATATTGCACTTGGATATCATAAGCATTTTGTAATTCTTCAAATGTTTCAAAATCTGATAGCAAGCCTGTTTTTGGACCAGTTTGAGCTCCCGTCAACATATTTTTACCATCATTCAAGGCATACTCAAGGCACGCTGGCATACTGAAATATGGAGCATCGCCATTTCCTCCTGACCAACCATATTCATATCCTTGTACGCCTGGTTCAACACAACCAATAATGGAGTAATCTCTTGCATCTTCAACTGATTTTCCTCGATTTAACATACCTGGAATAATAACTTCATCGTTGTACAAAGCGGGCATACCAATTCCCGTTTTAGTAACCTGAATAACTTTTTTCCAGAATTCCTCTGGCGTAAAGTTCCAGATTCTTGCAGATATGGAAGGCTGATGTAATCCCATATTTTTGGAAGCATCCAAACAAAGATACGATAAATCATTTGTTGCATCCTGTCCTTCCCTTGTCTGACCTCCCACACAAAGATTCTGAAACATGGGATAACCGCCAGCATTTTTGGTACCACGGATTGGTCTTACTTTATTAATTTCAGCAAGTTTCACCCACAAGCATTCCAGAATTTCAAGAGCTTGTTCCTGGTTTAGTTTAGCTGATTCAATGTCAGCCTTATAATAAGGATACATATATTGATCAAATCGACCGGGTGAAATTGAGTGTCCGCTGGATTCTAGCTGAAGAACCAACTGAAAGAAGTAAAAGGATTGGCATGCTTCATGGAAAGAAGAAGCGGGAAAAGCTGGTACTCGCTCACAAACTACTGCGATTTCTTCAAGTTCTTTTTTCCGAATATCATTTGTTTCTTCATTTGCCATTTTTTTAGCAAGTTCAGAGTAACGCTTTGCGAAAGCAATAACCGCTTCGCAACTGATAATCACAGATCTCCAAAAATTGTGTTTATCTAAATCTCGCCCATTAGCTGGAATACCCATTGATTGGATATTGTTTTCAGCGTCTTTTTTTATTTGAAGAAAACCTTTTGTAAGAATCGTTTTATAATTAGGCGAATAATGACCTATTCCGGAATAATTTACAACGTCAGGCCCAAATGTATAAACAGCAGAAGTTTTTATTGCTTCAAAAGTTTCTTCTGGAAGTCGTGCCTTTACCCGGTCGTTAACCGTCTTACCTTTCCAATACTCTTGTATTGAACGCAAGTCATTTTTAGTTTCTTCATCTATATCGAATCTATCTGCACTACGTAATTCAAACGGTTCATTTTCAAGTTCATCAATAATCCAGTCAAAAGAAAATTCTGGGAAAATCGGAGCATAACGTGGCTTTTTTGCCTGATTCCCTACAATTAGCTCATTATCTGCAATCCAAATACTAACATTTTCCAATACACGTTTAAGTGTTTTAGCCTGTCGTATAACTGCTGGATCTGCAGTAAAATCCTTATGGGCCTGAGTGACAATTTTTGCTCTTTCAGAGCATATTCCTGGATTATTTGCGAAAAATTGTTCCTTGAGCTTGTTTCCTCTTTCAGAGTTACTAAGATTAATCATAAGTATATCCTTTCAATTTTTCAATATTGTACTAGAACGTTCTCTATATATAGTATAATTTGTATTATTCCCGCATCCGGTTACTGGGTCCCGGAAACATGAGCAGGTGGCAGTGATGAAGGAGCCGATCCAGCAGGGCAGCCGTCATCTGTTCATCATAGAGCACATTGACCCATCGGGAGAATTCCAGGTTGGTATTAAGAATGATAGACCGGTGTTCATAACAATCGGAGATGATTTCGAACAGGAGCTGTGCTCCCGTTCGGTCCAGTGGGACATAACCATATTCATCCAGAATAATCACTTCGGCTTTATTCAGTTTTTTCAGAAAAGCGGTCAGGGTACCGGCTACTTTGGCTTCCGACAGTTTATTCACCAGAGCGGCCGTTCGAAAGAATTTAACCGGGATTCCCTGTCGACAGGCGGCAACGCCGAGTGCGGTTGACAACATGGTTTTACCGGTTCCGGTGCCACCATAGAGAATCAGATTCTTCTTTTCGTGGATAAAGGCCAGGGATTTCAGGCCTTCTGGAGTCAGATCCGAAGGCAGGGTGATTTCATCAAAGCGATATCCTTCAAAGGTATGAATCCCATAGAAACCGGCGCTGGTAACCAACTTTTGGGTGCGGCTGAGTTCCCGGTAACGGAGTTCGTCACTAAGCAGCTGATACAGATATTCCTGGTGAGAGCTGCCTTCGGTGGTTTGCGCCAACTCGGCCAGATTGCGACTCAGACGCAGCTTCCGGCAGCATTCAAAGATTTCTTTATCGAGCATATCCGTCAGCCCCCTTTCCCTGAAGCAAGATATCATAGGCCGTCAGATTGGGCTGCATCGGGATCATTTTGGGAATGCCCGGAGCAAGGGTCATTGCAGGCAGCTCAGGTACATCCGAATACAACCGCCGGTAAAGACTCTCCAGACTATCGGCATCTCGCGCCTGATGAGCAATTGCATGGTTAACGGTATTTACGGCACTGTCAAAACCGGTGCGACTGGTCAACTCGGAAAGAACCTTGAGGATCTGTCCAACTTCGCTGCCTGAACAGGTGGCCAGATAGGTTTGCATGGTTTCCGGCATCAGCTCATAGATCCCAGTATATTTCAGGGCTCGGGGTCGCAGGGATAATTGTTTCAGATAGGGCAGCCAGTCCATCTGCTCTTGTTTGGTATCTCCGTAAAGACGCCGGTGGCGAACAATTTCACGAAAGTTTTCATCTTGTATAATCACCAGCGCTGAAGTTAAAACCAGATGAACCGGGCACTGGGCGTACTTTGGAGCCACCGAATAAGCATGCTGTCGTTTGTTCAGATAAATCCTGGCCCAGTTGTCGGCTTTGAGGGTTTGATGACCGGTGAGGTCAAACGCAATTCCGGGCAGTTTGTGGCAGGCCGTCAGATCAGCCTGAAACCGCTCCTCGATGGTTTCATCGTAGCGATAATGGTTCCGCCGGGCATCTTTCTCACACTCTGTCAGCAACTGCCGGTTATAATCCGACAGCGACAGAAAGCGGGGAACCGGTACCATGAAGTTGCGACGCTGATAGCCGACCTTGTTTTCGACGTTTCCTTTTTCATGGCCGGCCCCGGGATTCATGAAGACGGCTTTAAAATGGTAATGCTCCCGGAACCGTTCGAATTTGTCAGTCAGTTTTCGCCCGCCACCACGGATAATCTCGGTAACAATGACTTTCGTGTTATCAAACCAGAGTTCCCTTGGCACACAGCCA
The DNA window shown above is from Eubacteriales bacterium and carries:
- the istA gene encoding IS21 family transposase; amino-acid sequence: MLTMDQIHDIRNRFYEKGENISQIAEALHLDWRTVRKYIDQTDFNSPPPKPALEKQFCPKLDPYKEMIDSWLIEDKSAPRKQRHTAKRVFHRLLAEIPGFDCSYRTVASYYAVKHREIFKQNKQAYLPLVHQPGEAQVDFGTAEFYENGQKLTGKYLEVSFPYSNKGYLQLFYGENMECLLEGLDAIFRHIGCVPRELWFDNTKVIVTEIIRGGGRKLTDKFERFREHYHFKAVFMNPGAGHEKGNVENKVGYQRRNFMVPVPRFLSLSDYNRQLLTECEKDARRNHYRYDETIEERFQADLTACHKLPGIAFDLTGHQTLKADNWARIYLNKRQHAYSVAPKYAQCPVHLVLTSALVIIQDENFREIVRHRRLYGDTKQEQMDWLPYLKQLSLRPRALKYTGIYELMPETMQTYLATCSGSEVGQILKVLSELTSRTGFDSAVNTVNHAIAHQARDADSLESLYRRLYSDVPELPAMTLAPGIPKMIPMQPNLTAYDILLQGKGADGYAR
- a CDS encoding glycyl radical protein → MINLSNSERGNKLKEQFFANNPGICSERAKIVTQAHKDFTADPAVIRQAKTLKRVLENVSIWIADNELIVGNQAKKPRYAPIFPEFSFDWIIDELENEPFELRSADRFDIDEETKNDLRSIQEYWKGKTVNDRVKARLPEETFEAIKTSAVYTFGPDVVNYSGIGHYSPNYKTILTKGFLQIKKDAENNIQSMGIPANGRDLDKHNFWRSVIISCEAVIAFAKRYSELAKKMANEETNDIRKKELEEIAVVCERVPAFPASSFHEACQSFYFFQLVLQLESSGHSISPGRFDQYMYPYYKADIESAKLNQEQALEILECLWVKLAEINKVRPIRGTKNAGGYPMFQNLCVGGQTREGQDATNDLSYLCLDASKNMGLHQPSISARIWNFTPEEFWKKVIQVTKTGIGMPALYNDEVIIPGMLNRGKSVEDARDYSIIGCVEPGVQGYEYGWSGGNGDAPYFSMPACLEYALNDGKNMLTGAQTGPKTGLLSDFETFEELQNAYDIQVQYFIDHFTVITNACDLVHQEFTPLPFLSCGMEPCVERGIEVNAGGAKYNSIGTAGVGVSNAGDSLMALKKFVFDEGIIEKTEFLEILKNNWEGQEILRNRILAEVEHYGNDDDDADNMASWVAKRYCEMTEKSMSCRGPYSPGLYPVSANVPMGAVLAASADGRKAGEPLADGISPVHGRDTNGPTALLNSAAKLDHFISSNGTLLNMKFHPSAVKGEKGESSLEALMKNYFYSKGLHVQYNVVSSKKLRDAQCNPAKYRDLVVRVAGYSALFVGLDPDLQEDIITRTEIVEMA
- the istB gene encoding IS21-like element helper ATPase IstB, whose amino-acid sequence is MLDKEIFECCRKLRLSRNLAELAQTTEGSSHQEYLYQLLSDELRYRELSRTQKLVTSAGFYGIHTFEGYRFDEITLPSDLTPEGLKSLAFIHEKKNLILYGGTGTGKTMLSTALGVAACRQGIPVKFFRTAALVNKLSEAKVAGTLTAFLKKLNKAEVIILDEYGYVPLDRTGAQLLFEIISDCYEHRSIILNTNLEFSRWVNVLYDEQMTAALLDRLLHHCHLLMFPGPSNRMRE